Proteins from a single region of Thunnus albacares chromosome 14, fThuAlb1.1, whole genome shotgun sequence:
- the foxn2a gene encoding forkhead box protein N2, which produces MGPIIGMSPDKKTEIPGMQEERTGLRGVCGVGTLPEAECASSPLATSVDRTGGNEDEELTNLNWLHENLLQNFTLGGPEAQPSGSPLFDIEGDYGSNQGASSSSSSSSHGRGRERDSLKSKPPFSFSLLIYMAIEQSPSKSLPVKEIYGWILEHFPYFSNAPTGWKNSVRHNLSLNKCFRKVERSLGKANGKGSLWCVDPEYRPNLIQALKKQHFPAAHAFCTPPASPPSASSPPRHLFLQGCSFKESDIDAATAMMLLNSAPGHHVDPCNSDSPLDLSRPDSVLVSSDPKQDHNYSSVALQRCSSRSSSSSLSSLDEGGCDRRQSRRAGSEGFHSDEDSDLWDERGVHQTSRRPPAIKWPAGKRARREAKPELDEELKEAAGSLLHLAGIRSCTEGSKRTVKSTKLNRK; this is translated from the exons ATGGGTCCAATCATTGGGATGTCACCAGATAAGAAAACGGAAATTCCGGGTATGCAAGAGGAGCGGACAGGGCTCAGAGGTGTTTGTGGTGTGGGAACACTGCCCGAGGCGGAGTGCGCGTCCAGTCCGCTGGCGACCAGCGTGGATCGGACTGGAGGTAACGAGGATGAGGAGCTCACCAACCTCAACTGGCTCCATGAGAACCTGCTTCAGAACTTCACTCTGGGCGGCCCTGAAGCTCAGCCCAGCGGCAGCCCCCTCTTCGACATCGAGGGAGACTACGGGTCCAACCAGGGCGCgtcgtcctcctcctcatcttcttcaCACGGCAGAGGCAGGGAGCGGGACTCGTTGAAGTCTAAGCCCCCTTTCTCGTTTTCCCTCCTCATCTACATGGCCATTGAGCAGTCTCCCAGCAAGTCTTTGCCTGTCAAGGAAATCTACGGCTGGATTCTTGAGCACTTCCCTTATTTCTCCAATGCTCCCACTGGCTGGAAGAACTCAGTGCGTCACAACCTGTCCCTGAACAAATGCTTCCGCAAGGTGGAGAGGAGTTTAGGAAAG GCCAATGGAAAAGGTTCTCTCTGGTGTGTCGACCCCGAGTACCGCCCCAACCTGATCCAAGCCCTTAAAAAGCAGCACTTCCCTGCCGCACATGCCTTCTGCACACCACCCGCCTCCCCACCCAG TGCCTCCTCACCCCCACGCCATCTCTTTCTACAAGGCTGCTCATTTAaag AGTCTGACATTGATGCTGCCACTGCCATGATGCTCTTAAACTCTGCCCCCGGGCACCACGTTGACCCAT GCAATTCTGATAGCCCACTGGACCTCTCCAGACCCGACTCTGTCCTGGTGAGCAGCGATCCGAAGCAGGACCACAACTACAGCAGTGTAGCCCTGCAGCGCTGCTCCTCCCGTTCCTCCTCCTCGTCCCTGTCCTCCCTCGACGAAGGAGGCTGCGACCGCAGGCAGTCCCGCCGCGCCGGCAGCGAGGGCTTCCACAGCGACGAGGACTCCGACCTCTGGGACGAGAGGGGCGTCCACCAAACTTCGCGGCGTCCGCCCGCCATCAAGTGGCCCGCCGGCAAGAGGGCACGACGTGAGGCCAAGCCGGAGCTGGATGAGGAGCTGAAGGAAGCGGCCGGCTCCTTGCTGCACCTCGCTGGTATACGCAGCTGCACGGAGGGCTCCAAACGCACTGTCAAGAGCACAAAACTTAACAGGAAATGA